In Rathayibacter sp. VKM Ac-2762, one DNA window encodes the following:
- a CDS encoding acetolactate decarboxylase yields the protein MVPRQARTTDRAPPRLLIAPFGGPAAVRSLVPCPDVFVGVRLRARTETPTLRRPIAQAEPYRRPADAMHDQHEVRLTGVEVTLLGLVGPQPFQGISVTSLHTHDVDTTGGIGGHVLAAPGVAGLLEIEQYGGITLLLLESDDHPRADLDAAADAGIRAVETDHPP from the coding sequence ATGGTCCCCAGGCAAGCACGGACCACCGACCGTGCGCCGCCACGGCTCCTGATCGCGCCGTTCGGCGGACCGGCCGCGGTGCGCTCGCTCGTGCCCTGTCCGGACGTCTTCGTCGGCGTCCGCCTGCGCGCGCGGACGGAGACGCCGACCCTGCGCCGGCCGATCGCGCAGGCGGAGCCCTACCGCCGCCCGGCGGACGCGATGCACGACCAGCACGAGGTCCGGCTGACCGGCGTCGAGGTTACGCTGCTGGGCCTCGTCGGCCCGCAGCCGTTCCAGGGGATCAGCGTCACCAGCCTGCACACGCATGACGTCGACACCACCGGCGGGATCGGCGGCCACGTGCTCGCCGCCCCCGGAGTCGCGGGCCTGCTCGAGATCGAGCAATACGGCGGCATCACCCTCCTCCTGCTGGAGTCGGACGACCACCCGCGAGCCGACCTGGACGCGGCGGCCGACGCCGGGATCCGCGCCGTGGAGACCGACCACCCGCCCTGA
- a CDS encoding DUF4031 domain-containing protein, with translation MAILVDAARWPAHGRLWAHLVSDVSLEELHDFARRLGVPERGFDLDHYDVPEERIDELVAAGAVPVGARELVERLRRSGLRVRGRDRDAERARRRLSPGTGPS, from the coding sequence ATGGCCATCCTCGTCGACGCCGCGCGCTGGCCGGCGCACGGCCGGCTGTGGGCGCACCTCGTGAGCGACGTCTCGCTCGAGGAGCTCCACGACTTCGCGCGCCGTCTCGGCGTGCCCGAGCGCGGCTTCGACCTGGACCACTACGACGTGCCCGAGGAGCGGATCGACGAGCTCGTCGCCGCGGGCGCGGTCCCCGTCGGCGCGCGGGAGCTGGTCGAGCGGCTGAGGCGGAGCGGGCTCCGCGTCCGCGGGCGCGACCGGGACGCCGAGAGGGCCCGGCGCCGGCTCTCGCCGGGCACCGGGCCCTCCTGA
- the rpmA gene encoding 50S ribosomal protein L27 produces MAHKKGASSTRNGRDSNAQRLGVKRFGGQVVNAGEIIVRQRGTHFHPGANVGRGGDDTLFALSAGAVEFGSKGGRKVVNIVAAAQ; encoded by the coding sequence ATGGCACACAAGAAGGGCGCGAGCTCCACTCGCAACGGTCGCGACTCGAACGCGCAGCGTCTCGGCGTCAAGCGCTTCGGCGGCCAGGTCGTGAACGCGGGCGAGATCATCGTCCGCCAGCGCGGCACCCACTTCCACCCCGGCGCGAACGTCGGACGCGGTGGCGACGACACCCTGTTCGCCCTCTCGGCGGGCGCTGTCGAGTTCGGCAGCAAGGGCGGCCGCAAGGTCGTCAACATCGTGGCGGCCGCCCAGTAG
- the rplU gene encoding 50S ribosomal protein L21, whose translation MVYAVVRAGGRQEKVEVGTIVTMDRVKADENGTVQLPAVLLVDGESITSDAATLAGVTVTAEVLEDLRGPKIIIQKFKNKTGYKKRQGHRQDLTRVKVTGIK comes from the coding sequence GTGGTTTACGCAGTTGTGCGCGCCGGCGGTCGGCAGGAGAAGGTCGAGGTCGGCACCATCGTGACGATGGACCGCGTCAAGGCCGACGAGAACGGCACCGTGCAGCTTCCTGCCGTGCTGCTCGTCGACGGTGAGTCGATCACCTCGGACGCGGCGACCCTCGCGGGCGTCACCGTCACCGCCGAGGTGCTCGAGGACCTCCGTGGTCCGAAGATCATCATCCAGAAGTTCAAGAACAAGACCGGTTACAAGAAGCGCCAGGGGCACCGTCAGGACCTCACGCGCGTCAAGGTCACTGGCATCAAGTAG
- a CDS encoding Rne/Rng family ribonuclease, which produces MVEDNSTSGSDPDRDEPRSGARKISRLFGGRRATRRTESSAPATGETIIDSNETDQTGAEGTELPETGSAAEAADSSTSTGAVFFNALPQTPGAEQEEPRRPALPSPSLLFQAPVLPDYVELAPLPPRGAPLGVQEERESPAEEQGSVRRRSRRRSGESERSGSDDPENTVVRVRQPREQREAREPELITEPQRIKGSTRLEAKKQRRRDGRDAGRRRTVVTESEFLARREAVDRVMVVRSKEDSIRIGVLEDGVLAEHYVARSQEASLIGNVYLGRVQNVLPSMEAAFVDIGRGRNAVLYSGEVDWDAANNAGGPRRIELALKPGDRVLVQVTKDPVGHKGARLTSQISLPGRYLVYVPNGSMNGISRKLPDTERARLKKILKEVLPENVGVIVRTAAEGATEEQLTVDVERLTAQWTALSAKAATGQAPALLHSEPDLLIKIVRDVFNEDFEKMVIAGDDARETIELYLSQVAPDLLERVEVYTGEKDAFDEFRITEQIEKALERKVWLPSGGSLVIDRTEAMTVVDVNTGKFVGSGGNLEETVTKNNLEAAEEIVRQLRLRDIGGIIVVDFIDMVLESNRDLVLRRLVECLSRDRTKHQVAEVTSLGLVQMTRKKLGLGLLETFSENCEICAGRGVIVHHDPVLKHRSTAAPQQEQRRRGKGGEQQSAASGRSNGGQNGQGAPATKPVSTHAITDDAKNALAQIAASTIHPQAVRQAAEEAAALVEDAAETVEAMAPEESATAPEEQPSEPSRRGERPARGERRRRSRDREPRQEAAETAAVESAPVETPVEKEIEPAAAAPILDIPIAPVTPPRRVRSEVAEHLLDSVLDALPAPKQPGQGRAKSRRVTTAALTGVAVIPEQTPRRADQ; this is translated from the coding sequence ATGGTGGAAGACAACAGTACGAGCGGATCCGATCCGGACCGCGACGAGCCCCGCAGCGGGGCCAGGAAGATCAGCCGCCTCTTCGGTGGCCGCCGGGCGACCCGGCGGACCGAGTCGAGCGCGCCAGCGACAGGGGAGACGATCATCGACAGCAACGAGACCGACCAGACCGGAGCCGAGGGCACCGAGCTGCCCGAGACCGGGAGCGCCGCGGAGGCGGCCGATTCGTCGACGTCGACGGGCGCGGTGTTCTTCAACGCCCTCCCGCAGACCCCGGGCGCCGAGCAGGAGGAGCCGCGACGGCCCGCACTGCCGAGCCCGTCGCTGCTGTTCCAGGCGCCGGTCCTGCCCGACTACGTCGAGCTGGCTCCGCTGCCTCCCCGCGGTGCGCCGCTGGGCGTCCAGGAGGAGCGCGAGAGCCCGGCCGAGGAGCAGGGCTCCGTCCGCCGCCGCTCGCGCCGCCGCAGCGGCGAGAGCGAGAGGTCCGGTTCCGACGACCCCGAGAACACCGTCGTCCGGGTCCGCCAGCCGCGCGAGCAGCGCGAGGCCCGCGAGCCCGAGCTCATCACCGAGCCGCAGCGCATCAAGGGCTCGACCCGCCTCGAGGCCAAGAAGCAGCGCCGCCGCGACGGCCGCGACGCCGGCCGGCGCCGTACGGTCGTCACCGAGTCCGAGTTCCTCGCCCGCCGGGAGGCCGTCGACCGCGTCATGGTCGTCCGCTCGAAGGAGGACAGCATCCGCATCGGCGTGCTCGAGGACGGCGTCCTCGCCGAGCACTACGTCGCCCGCTCGCAGGAGGCGTCGCTCATCGGCAACGTCTACCTCGGCCGCGTGCAGAACGTCCTCCCGAGCATGGAGGCCGCCTTCGTCGACATCGGACGCGGGCGCAACGCCGTGCTCTACTCCGGCGAGGTCGACTGGGACGCCGCGAACAACGCCGGCGGCCCCCGCCGGATCGAGCTCGCGCTCAAGCCCGGCGACCGGGTCCTCGTCCAGGTCACGAAGGACCCCGTCGGCCACAAGGGCGCCCGTCTCACGAGCCAGATCTCGCTCCCCGGCCGCTACCTCGTCTACGTGCCCAACGGTTCGATGAACGGCATCTCGCGGAAGCTCCCGGACACCGAGCGCGCCCGCCTGAAGAAGATCCTCAAGGAGGTGCTGCCCGAGAACGTGGGCGTCATCGTCCGGACCGCGGCCGAGGGCGCCACGGAGGAGCAGCTGACCGTCGACGTCGAGCGCCTGACCGCGCAGTGGACGGCTCTCAGCGCGAAGGCCGCGACCGGGCAGGCTCCCGCTCTCCTGCACAGCGAGCCGGACCTGCTGATCAAGATCGTCCGCGACGTCTTCAACGAGGACTTCGAGAAGATGGTCATCGCCGGCGACGACGCCCGCGAGACCATCGAGCTCTACCTCAGCCAGGTCGCACCCGATCTGCTCGAGCGCGTCGAGGTCTACACGGGTGAGAAGGACGCGTTCGACGAGTTCCGCATCACGGAGCAGATCGAGAAGGCGCTGGAGCGCAAGGTCTGGCTGCCCAGCGGCGGCTCGCTCGTGATCGACCGCACCGAGGCGATGACGGTGGTCGACGTCAACACCGGCAAGTTCGTCGGCTCGGGCGGGAACCTCGAGGAGACGGTCACGAAGAACAACCTGGAGGCGGCCGAGGAGATCGTCCGCCAGCTGCGCCTGCGCGACATCGGCGGCATCATCGTCGTCGACTTCATCGACATGGTGCTCGAGTCCAACCGCGACCTCGTGCTCCGCCGCCTGGTCGAGTGCCTGAGCCGCGACCGGACGAAGCACCAGGTCGCCGAGGTCACCTCGCTCGGCCTCGTGCAGATGACCCGCAAGAAGCTGGGCCTGGGCCTGCTCGAGACCTTCAGCGAGAACTGCGAGATCTGCGCCGGACGCGGCGTCATCGTCCACCACGACCCCGTGCTCAAGCACCGGTCGACCGCCGCTCCGCAGCAGGAGCAGCGCCGCCGGGGCAAGGGCGGCGAGCAGCAGTCCGCCGCCTCCGGGCGCTCGAACGGCGGGCAGAACGGGCAGGGCGCGCCGGCGACCAAGCCGGTCAGCACCCACGCCATCACGGACGACGCGAAGAACGCGCTCGCGCAGATCGCCGCCAGCACCATCCACCCCCAGGCCGTGCGCCAGGCGGCGGAGGAGGCGGCCGCGCTGGTCGAGGACGCCGCCGAGACCGTCGAGGCCATGGCGCCGGAGGAGTCCGCCACGGCACCCGAGGAGCAGCCGTCCGAGCCGAGCCGTCGCGGCGAGCGTCCCGCTCGGGGCGAGCGCCGTCGTCGCAGCCGCGACCGCGAGCCGCGCCAGGAGGCCGCCGAGACGGCGGCCGTCGAGTCGGCTCCCGTCGAGACCCCGGTCGAGAAGGAGATCGAGCCGGCCGCTGCCGCGCCGATCCTCGACATCCCGATCGCGCCGGTCACGCCTCCGCGCCGCGTCCGCAGCGAGGTCGCCGAGCACCTGCTCGACTCCGTGCTCGACGCTCTGCCGGCCCCGAAGCAGCCCGGCCAGGGCCGTGCGAAGAGCCGGCGCGTCACGACGGCCGCGCTCACCGGAGTCGCGGTCATCCCCGAGCAGACCCCGCGCCGCGCCGACCAGTAG
- the rsfS gene encoding ribosome silencing factor: protein MTATDSARALLQLAATAADSKGGEDLVALDVSGPLPLVDIFLLATGRSERNVVAIANEVEDRLNDSGAKLLRREGRAEGRWILLDFGDLVVHVFHEEDRMYYSLERLWKDCPTVPFTLEQPVAVDSSTSSN from the coding sequence ATGACTGCGACCGATTCCGCCCGCGCCCTGCTCCAGCTCGCGGCCACCGCCGCCGACTCCAAGGGCGGTGAGGACCTCGTCGCCCTCGACGTCTCGGGGCCGCTGCCGCTGGTCGACATCTTCCTCCTCGCCACCGGCCGCTCCGAGCGCAACGTGGTCGCGATCGCGAACGAGGTGGAGGACCGCCTGAACGACTCCGGCGCCAAGCTGCTGCGCCGCGAGGGCCGTGCGGAGGGCCGCTGGATCCTCCTCGACTTCGGCGACCTCGTCGTGCACGTCTTCCACGAGGAGGACCGCATGTACTACTCGCTCGAGCGCCTCTGGAAGGACTGCCCGACGGTGCCGTTCACCCTCGAGCAGCCTGTCGCCGTCGACTCGTCGACGTCCTCGAACTGA
- a CDS encoding Nif3-like dinuclear metal center hexameric protein — translation MPSLRDVHAVIDRLWPEAAAESWDAPGLVTGDPDAAVERILLTVDVVSDTVAEAVDGGYQLLVAHHPLLLRGVTSIAEDGYKGRLLVDLVRGGCALISAHTNADIVADGVSDVIATRLGLTGTTPIVPGADPSVGLGRVGDLPEEVTLGRLAGAVAELLPPTAGGVRAAGAYETPVRRVSLCGGAGDSLLDAPAVRTSDVFITADLRHHPASEAREKALHGTGPALIDVSHWASEWLWLDVAATALREALPTVTVEVSETRTDPWDFAIVH, via the coding sequence ATGCCCTCACTGCGCGACGTCCACGCCGTCATCGACCGTCTCTGGCCGGAGGCGGCCGCCGAGAGCTGGGACGCGCCCGGCCTGGTCACCGGCGACCCCGACGCCGCGGTGGAGCGGATCCTGCTCACGGTCGACGTGGTCTCCGACACCGTCGCGGAGGCCGTCGACGGCGGATACCAGCTCCTGGTCGCGCACCACCCGCTGCTGCTGCGCGGCGTCACCTCGATCGCCGAGGACGGCTACAAGGGCCGCCTGCTCGTGGATCTCGTCCGGGGCGGCTGCGCACTGATCTCGGCCCACACGAACGCCGACATCGTCGCGGACGGCGTCTCGGACGTGATCGCGACCCGCCTCGGCCTGACCGGCACGACTCCGATCGTCCCGGGCGCCGACCCGTCGGTCGGGCTCGGCCGAGTAGGCGACCTGCCCGAGGAGGTGACGCTCGGACGCCTGGCCGGAGCCGTGGCCGAGCTCCTGCCGCCCACCGCAGGGGGAGTGCGGGCCGCGGGCGCCTACGAGACACCCGTGCGCCGCGTGTCGCTCTGCGGGGGAGCGGGGGACTCCCTCCTGGACGCCCCCGCCGTCCGCACGAGCGACGTCTTCATCACCGCCGACCTCCGGCACCACCCGGCCTCCGAGGCTCGCGAGAAGGCCCTGCACGGCACCGGGCCCGCCCTCATCGACGTCTCGCACTGGGCGAGCGAGTGGCTGTGGCTCGACGTCGCCGCGACCGCGCTGCGGGAGGCCCTGCCCACGGTCACCGTCGAGGTGAGCGAGACCCGCACCGACCCGTGGGATTTCGCGATCGTGCACTGA
- a CDS encoding nuclease-related domain-containing protein, giving the protein MNEYLPWAVAAALLLALLITVVTGRRRRTAARAAAEQAAEEAAEEHQRTIAERDRSHEAALKALTRARHAERDLSRTELETAQEEVEQTRDALARTWSSEAVSHTLIREACASAGLSGVLATNVVFVPVDARTTRRFLAQIDHLLLTRHGALIIEAKYWQGVVFDGVRPGTVHPSYGVLLDEDALPEAFAVQIAPGTASRWTVRTHVEQHVPARQVRIQAARLKEHLALHGLPTPWFETAVLYSHPDVRTYAPGWQGTGAARTRIVTGVDELTDALADLARRPGTTIGEDAWSELSGFLAGCGGHVEPVGPPRA; this is encoded by the coding sequence ATGAACGAGTACCTGCCCTGGGCCGTCGCGGCCGCCCTGCTCCTGGCCCTCCTCATCACGGTCGTCACCGGCCGCCGACGGCGCACTGCGGCGAGAGCGGCGGCGGAGCAGGCCGCGGAGGAGGCCGCGGAGGAGCACCAGCGCACGATCGCCGAGCGCGACCGGAGCCACGAGGCGGCGCTCAAGGCACTGACGCGCGCGCGCCACGCCGAGCGCGACCTCAGTCGGACCGAGCTCGAGACGGCGCAGGAGGAGGTCGAGCAGACCCGTGACGCGCTTGCCAGGACCTGGAGCAGCGAGGCCGTCTCGCACACCCTGATCCGGGAGGCGTGCGCCTCGGCGGGGCTGTCCGGAGTCCTCGCCACGAACGTCGTCTTCGTACCTGTCGACGCGCGCACGACGCGCCGCTTCCTCGCGCAGATCGACCATCTGCTGCTCACCCGGCACGGCGCGCTCATCATCGAGGCCAAGTACTGGCAGGGGGTCGTCTTCGACGGCGTGCGACCCGGTACCGTCCACCCCTCCTACGGCGTCCTCCTCGACGAGGACGCCCTGCCCGAGGCCTTCGCGGTTCAGATCGCACCGGGGACGGCGTCGCGGTGGACGGTGCGCACCCATGTCGAGCAGCACGTCCCCGCCCGGCAGGTCCGGATCCAGGCCGCGAGGCTCAAGGAGCACCTGGCCCTGCACGGACTGCCGACACCGTGGTTCGAGACGGCCGTGCTCTACAGCCACCCCGACGTGAGGACGTACGCGCCGGGATGGCAGGGCACGGGAGCGGCACGGACGAGGATCGTGACGGGAGTCGACGAGCTGACGGACGCTCTGGCCGATCTCGCACGGCGCCCGGGCACCACGATCGGGGAGGACGCTTGGAGCGAGCTCTCCGGATTCCTCGCCGGATGCGGCGGCCATGTGGAGCCGGTCGGGCCGCCCCGTGCGTGA
- the nadD gene encoding nicotinate-nucleotide adenylyltransferase — MTSAASGGPRRPRIGVMGGTFDPIHHGHLVAASEVAQSFDLDEVVFVPTGQPWHKKTVTSAEHRYLMTVIATASNPRFTVSRVDVDRIGTTYTIDTLRDIHAAHPDAELFFITGADAVAQILSWKDYDELWELAHFVAVSRPGHVLNVSGLPAQDVSLLEIPALAISSTDCRSRVNRGHPVWYLVPDGVVQYISKHHLYRSTS; from the coding sequence GTGACGTCCGCCGCGAGCGGAGGCCCGCGGCGTCCGCGCATCGGCGTGATGGGCGGCACCTTCGACCCGATCCACCACGGTCACCTGGTCGCCGCCTCCGAGGTGGCCCAGTCGTTCGACCTGGACGAGGTCGTCTTCGTGCCCACCGGCCAGCCGTGGCACAAGAAGACGGTGACCTCCGCCGAGCACCGGTACCTGATGACGGTGATCGCGACGGCGTCGAACCCGCGCTTCACCGTCAGCCGCGTCGACGTGGACCGCATCGGCACGACCTACACGATCGACACCCTGCGCGACATCCACGCCGCGCACCCCGACGCCGAGCTGTTCTTCATCACCGGCGCGGACGCGGTCGCTCAGATCCTGAGCTGGAAGGACTACGACGAGCTGTGGGAGCTGGCCCACTTCGTCGCCGTCAGCCGGCCGGGGCACGTCCTCAACGTTTCGGGATTGCCGGCCCAGGACGTATCCTTGTTGGAGATTCCGGCACTGGCGATCTCCTCGACCGACTGTCGGAGCCGCGTCAACCGGGGTCATCCGGTCTGGTACCTGGTTCCCGACGGTGTCGTCCAGTACATCTCGAAGCACCACCTGTATCGGAGCACGTCATGA
- a CDS encoding glutamate-5-semialdehyde dehydrogenase, giving the protein MPQTTPDSSALTERFAASRVASRSLRSATTDLKNRALLAIADAVRSSAERVVPANELDLQRGRESGMSPGLQDRLRLDAARLGSLADAVVAVVGLTDPVGQTVRGSNLPNGASLTQVRVPFGVVGAIYEARPNVTIDIAALALKSGNAVILRGGTAAENTNRVLVELLQEAVASVGLPAELVQTVDDHGREGAKALMRARGYVDVLVPRGSAGLIESVVTESTVPVIETGAGVVHVFLDASADEQWAVDIVHNAKVQRPSTCNALETLLVHRDAAERLLPPVLGRLAEAGVTVHGDERVAALWPDAVPATDEDWSAEYYSLDVAVAIVDDLDAAMAHIDRYSTHHTESIVTNDLRSAERFLAEVDSAVVMVNASTRFTDGGEFGFGAEVGISTQKLHARGPMGLPELTSTKWLLRGAGQVRA; this is encoded by the coding sequence ATGCCGCAGACGACCCCCGACAGCAGTGCGCTGACCGAGCGGTTCGCCGCCTCCCGCGTCGCGTCGCGCTCCCTCCGCAGTGCGACCACCGACCTCAAGAACCGGGCTCTGCTCGCCATCGCCGACGCGGTGCGCTCGAGCGCCGAGCGCGTCGTCCCGGCGAACGAGCTCGACCTCCAGCGGGGTCGCGAGAGCGGGATGAGCCCGGGCCTGCAGGACCGCCTCCGCCTCGATGCGGCGCGCCTGGGGTCCCTCGCCGACGCCGTCGTCGCGGTCGTCGGGCTCACCGATCCGGTCGGGCAGACGGTGCGGGGATCGAACCTGCCCAACGGCGCCTCCCTCACCCAGGTGCGGGTCCCGTTCGGCGTGGTCGGAGCGATCTACGAGGCGCGCCCGAACGTCACCATCGACATCGCGGCGCTCGCCCTCAAGAGCGGGAACGCCGTGATCCTGCGTGGAGGCACGGCCGCGGAGAACACGAACCGCGTCCTGGTGGAACTGCTGCAGGAGGCCGTCGCCTCCGTCGGCCTGCCCGCCGAGCTGGTGCAGACGGTCGACGACCACGGCCGCGAGGGCGCGAAGGCCCTCATGCGAGCGCGCGGCTACGTCGACGTCCTGGTGCCGCGGGGGAGCGCGGGCCTCATCGAGTCGGTCGTGACGGAGTCGACGGTCCCTGTGATCGAGACGGGCGCCGGAGTCGTCCACGTCTTCCTCGACGCCAGTGCCGACGAGCAGTGGGCCGTGGACATCGTCCACAACGCCAAGGTGCAGCGTCCGAGCACCTGCAACGCCCTCGAGACCCTCCTCGTCCACCGCGACGCCGCCGAGCGCCTCCTCCCGCCCGTCCTCGGCCGGCTCGCGGAAGCGGGAGTGACCGTGCACGGCGACGAGCGCGTCGCGGCGCTCTGGCCCGACGCGGTGCCCGCCACCGATGAGGACTGGTCCGCGGAGTACTACTCGCTCGACGTCGCCGTCGCTATCGTCGACGACCTCGACGCCGCGATGGCCCACATCGACCGGTACTCCACCCACCACACCGAGTCGATCGTGACGAACGACCTCCGGAGCGCCGAGCGCTTCCTCGCCGAGGTCGACTCCGCGGTCGTGATGGTCAACGCCTCCACCCGCTTCACCGACGGCGGGGAGTTCGGGTTCGGCGCCGAGGTCGGCATCTCGACGCAGAAGCTGCACGCTCGGGGCCCCATGGGCCTTCCCGAGCTGACCAGCACGAAGTGGCTGCTGCGCGGCGCGGGACAGGTCCGCGCCTAG
- the obgE gene encoding GTPase ObgE, which translates to MVTFVDNVTLHLRAGHGGNGCVSVRREKFKPLAGPDGGNGGHGGDIVLVADPQTTTLLAYHRHPHRSSENGGPGMGDHRAGGNGELMELPVPVGTVVKSPDGDQLIDMDEPGLRFVIAPGGQGGLGNASLATTKRKAPGFALLGTPGWEGDVVLELKTVADVALVGFPSAGKSSLVAAISAAKPKIADYPFTTLAPNLGVVQAGESRFTVADVPGLIEGASEGKGLGLEFLRHVERCTALVHVLDCATLEPGRDPLTDLDIILGELAAYPVGDGQVPLIERPQLIALNKVDVPEAQELADFVRADLEGRGYRVFEISTVSHSGLRQLTFALAEIVEKHRLELAAVPRVERITIRPRAVDEKDFEIRVEGGSYGNVYRVLGTKPVRWVAQTDFTNDEAVGFLADRLAKLGVENGLFSAGAVAGSTVVIGPGDGVVFDWEPTLTSTAELITAPRGTDLRLEDNRRKTRNERREDYFERMDAKAEARAELERERQGGVWRVADEGDGTEAVEES; encoded by the coding sequence ATGGTCACCTTCGTCGACAACGTCACGCTGCATCTGCGTGCCGGCCACGGCGGCAACGGCTGCGTCTCCGTCCGTCGCGAGAAGTTCAAGCCGCTCGCCGGCCCCGACGGAGGCAACGGCGGGCACGGGGGCGACATCGTCCTCGTCGCCGACCCGCAGACGACGACGCTGCTCGCCTACCACCGCCACCCGCACCGCAGCTCCGAGAACGGCGGTCCCGGCATGGGCGACCACCGCGCGGGCGGGAACGGCGAGCTCATGGAGCTCCCCGTCCCGGTCGGCACGGTCGTCAAGTCGCCGGACGGCGACCAGCTGATCGACATGGACGAGCCCGGCCTCCGGTTCGTCATCGCTCCGGGCGGGCAGGGCGGGCTCGGCAACGCCTCGCTCGCCACCACGAAGCGCAAGGCGCCCGGCTTCGCGCTGCTCGGCACGCCGGGCTGGGAGGGCGACGTCGTCCTCGAGCTGAAGACCGTCGCGGACGTCGCGCTCGTCGGATTCCCTTCGGCGGGCAAGTCGAGCCTCGTCGCGGCGATCTCGGCGGCCAAGCCGAAGATCGCGGACTACCCGTTCACGACCCTCGCGCCCAACCTCGGCGTCGTGCAGGCGGGGGAGTCGCGGTTCACCGTCGCCGACGTGCCCGGTCTCATCGAGGGCGCGAGCGAGGGCAAGGGCCTGGGCCTGGAGTTCCTCCGCCATGTCGAGCGCTGCACCGCGCTCGTCCACGTGCTCGACTGCGCCACGCTCGAGCCCGGCCGCGACCCGCTGACCGACCTCGACATCATCCTCGGCGAGCTGGCGGCGTACCCCGTCGGCGACGGACAGGTGCCGCTGATCGAGCGCCCGCAGCTGATCGCGCTCAACAAGGTCGACGTGCCCGAGGCCCAGGAGCTGGCCGACTTCGTCCGGGCCGACCTCGAGGGCCGCGGCTACCGCGTCTTCGAGATCTCGACGGTCAGCCACTCGGGACTCCGCCAGCTGACGTTCGCCCTCGCCGAGATCGTCGAGAAGCACCGCCTCGAGCTCGCCGCCGTGCCGCGGGTGGAGCGCATCACCATCCGCCCCCGCGCCGTGGACGAGAAGGACTTCGAGATCCGGGTCGAGGGCGGCTCGTACGGCAACGTGTACCGGGTCCTGGGCACCAAGCCCGTGCGCTGGGTCGCGCAGACCGACTTCACGAACGACGAGGCCGTCGGCTTCCTCGCCGACCGCCTGGCCAAGCTCGGAGTCGAGAACGGCCTGTTCTCGGCTGGAGCGGTCGCCGGCTCCACCGTCGTCATCGGCCCCGGCGACGGCGTCGTCTTCGACTGGGAGCCGACCCTCACCTCGACGGCCGAGCTCATCACCGCGCCCCGCGGAACGGACCTCCGCCTCGAGGACAACCGGCGCAAGACCCGCAACGAGCGTCGCGAGGACTACTTCGAGCGGATGGACGCCAAGGCCGAGGCCCGCGCGGAGCTCGAGCGCGAGCGCCAGGGCGGCGTCTGGCGCGTCGCCGACGAGGGCGACGGCACGGAGGCCGTCGAGGAGAGCTGA
- a CDS encoding vitamin K epoxide reductase family protein, which translates to MSSDPGVRDAPTQQRPVLFAVLLIVLGVIGWTAAFALTNDKFAALENPDAGLGCDFSLLVQCSANLNSAQGAVFGFPNPLIGLAAWIAPIVVGLGLLAGARFDRWFWAAFNVGFLLALVFVGWLIATSVFALGTLCPWCMLTWAVVIPGFWLVTLRNLREGVFPVPAGVRRFAGAAYGWVPFITLLCYLLIAVIAQVRLNVLAYL; encoded by the coding sequence GTGTCCAGCGATCCCGGGGTGCGCGACGCCCCCACCCAGCAGCGCCCCGTCCTCTTCGCCGTCCTGCTGATCGTCCTCGGCGTGATCGGCTGGACCGCCGCCTTCGCTCTCACGAACGACAAGTTCGCCGCTCTCGAGAACCCCGATGCGGGCCTCGGCTGCGACTTCAGCCTGCTGGTGCAGTGCAGTGCGAACCTGAACTCGGCGCAGGGCGCGGTCTTCGGCTTCCCGAACCCTCTCATCGGCCTGGCGGCCTGGATCGCGCCGATCGTGGTGGGGCTGGGCCTGCTCGCGGGCGCCCGGTTCGACCGGTGGTTCTGGGCGGCCTTCAACGTCGGCTTCCTGCTCGCCCTGGTGTTCGTGGGCTGGCTCATCGCGACGAGCGTCTTCGCGCTCGGGACGCTCTGCCCCTGGTGCATGCTCACCTGGGCCGTCGTCATCCCGGGCTTCTGGCTGGTGACGCTCCGCAACCTCCGTGAGGGCGTGTTCCCCGTCCCCGCCGGGGTGCGCCGCTTCGCCGGTGCCGCCTACGGCTGGGTCCCGTTCATCACGCTGCTCTGCTACCTGCTGATCGCGGTGATCGCGCAGGTGAGGCTGAACGTGCTCGCCTACCTCTGA